The segment ccgGCAGACCTGCCCCGAGAACAGTCTTGATTTCTACAAATGCGATACAGCCTCTCCAatactcttcctctccctcttcccctctctggctTCCTATTCTGTCCTTTATCTCATATCccttctttcctcctcctcctcctcctcctcctcctcctcctcctcctcctcctcctcctcctcctcctcctcctcctcctcgtcctcctcctctacctcctcctatacctccacctcctcctcctctttcccctctcctcattATACTTGCCCTTCTGTACTTTTGAACTTTTAATCTGAATCTCTTTTATCACTGAGTACTGTTATCAAggctttttttgttttgttttttttgttttagttCCAACACCTCTAAAATGTGGTTGTTTCAGTTTCCACTTAACTCCCGACTGCTAAATTACTGTAATGTAAAAAAGTCTTACCcttcctcatctccctcttcccgtctccctccttcccctctcctatcCCTCGCACCTCCCATCTCTTTTCCTCtccgtcccttcctccctctctccccttcccaggTCTGCCCCAGATGCTGCTCCTCCAGCTGGACCTCCCGGAGCCCCAGGGGCCCCAGGAGCAGACGGAGCCCCAGGTGGAGGgcccccaccccctcctcccaACACCTCCAGCAACCGCAGGCTACAACAGACACAAGCCCAAGTGGAGGAGGTGAGCTAGTGTGACACGCACATACAGTACCAACCAACCTGCTCCGGGCTTTGATACCATGCTCCTAACAGGACTCCCACTCTTGCCAAACCATATAGTACAACATTTTAAACTACAGCAAGTAGCTAGCTCTGGGATTGATGTCACAGCGTGAGACAACTAGCAACAATTAGGCCAGATCTGGGCTGCATTTCCAGTTGCTCCCTCCTCTCTGCACCCGTTCACTCTCCTTGGTGTAAGCAATAGCGCCACCTAGTTTCCCCCATTTTAGTTTCCCCCATTCAATGAAATGGGGGAATGAGGGCAGAAGTAACGGAGCAACCTTCTGGAATGAAGTACGGTCATGAGTCAAGCTGTAGAAACAGAGCTAACAGAAAAGGAAAGGACATAGATTGCTTCTTTGTGTCATTCTTTGATTGTTGGGAAATCTAAAAATAGAGTAGCAGAGTCTACTCTACAATgcagtttgatttgttttacgATTAATTCCAGTAATGTTTTAGCTATGCAGTCTTTGTCAGGGTGAGGCTTTCTGGGATCATCATGATATTCCATCAACTTGACAACATGaatttgtaattttattgatgtgtgtttgtggtgtgtgcatAATGAATGAAGCGCTGAGAAATGTTGTAACAACTATTCCAAAATACAATACCCACGATAACAATTTGGATAGCATACTATACAATATGGCTAGCATATGATACAGCATGGCTAGCATACGATACAACATGGTTAGCATACGATACAACATAGCTAGCATACGATACAACATGGCTAGCATACGATACAACATGGCTGTCTATGATGATGTTTAatatattatatttctatggccaAAGTTATGTTAGCTATTAACatatagaaaataacatggttgaTCAATTTATCTTAGTAATGGACTGCACTGCAGCTTGGGAATGGTTTCATGCTGTATTCAATTGTGTAATGTGGTCTTCTATGGCTCGGGCTGTCAGTaaattcctctcctctcctctcctctcctctcctctcctctcctctcctctcctctccccgcctctttctctcctctccaggtggtGGATATTATGCGGGTGAATGTGGACAAGGTTCTGGAGAGGGACCAGAAGCTGTCGGAGCTGGATGACAGAGCGGATGCTCTCCAGGCCGGGGCCTCCCAGTTCGAGAGCTGTGCAGCCAAACTAAAGAGCAAATACTGGTGGAAAAACGCAAAGGTAATGACAGTGATCCATGATTATATTGTCATTCACATTAGCAGACACTTTCATCCAAAAGGACTTAGAATTTACATATTCAGGAGAACTGCAAGGTAATGGTAATATTGATAATGATTATAATATGTTTTTTTAGCCAGTTCTTTCTATCCAAAGTGACAGTGTACTGTCATATATTCAAGTTAACATATATAtccagtgtactgtatgtggccCATGAGGGAATCATTCAGAGCCACAACTGTGGTGGTGTTGCAACGCCAGTACCATGCTCCACCAACCAGTACCATGCTCCACCAACCAGTACCACGCTCCACCAACCAGTACCACGCTCCACCAACCAGTACCACGCTCCACCAACCAGTACCACGCTCCACCAACCAGTACCACGCTCCACCAACCAGTACCACTCTCCACAAACCAGTACCACGCTCCACCAACCAGTACCACGCTCCACCAACCAGTACCACGCTCCACCAACCAGTACCACGCTCCACCAACCAGTACCACGCTCCACCAACCAGTACCACGCTCCACCAACCAGTACCACGCTCCACCAACCAGTACCACGCTCCACCAACCAGTACCACGCTCCACCAACCAGTACCACGCTCCACCAACCAGTACCACGCTCCACCAACCAGTACCACGCTCCACCAACCAGTACCACGCTCCACCAACCAGTACCACACTCCACCAACCAGTACCATGCTCCACCAACCAGTACCACGCTCCACCAACCAGTACCACGCTCCACAAACCAGTACCACGCTCCACCAACCAGTACCACGCTCCACCAACCAGTACCAtgctccaaatcaaatcaaatgtatttatatagcccttcttacatcagctgatttttcaaagtgctgtacagtaacccagcctaaaaccccaaacagcaagcaatgcaggtgtagaagcacggcggctaggaaaaactccctagaaagaccaaaacctaggaagaaacctagagaggaaccaggctatgaggggtgacctgtccttttctggctgtgccgggtggagattataacacaacatggccaagatgttcaaatgttcataaatgaccagcatggtcaaataataataatcacagtagttgtcgagggtgcaacaagtcagctccctaggagtaaatgtcagttggcttttcatagccaatcattgagagtatctctaccgctcctgctgtctctagagagttgaaaacagcaggtctgggacaggttgcacgtccggtgaacaggtcagagttccatagccgcaggcagaacagttgaaactggagcagcagcacggcaagatggactagggacagcaaggagtcatcatcctcggagagagagataaagaaaggagagaattggagagagcatacttaaattcacacaggacaccggataagacaggagaaatactccagatataacagactgacccaagCCCCCCGAcacactgcagcataaatactggagacaggaggggtcaggagacactgtggccccatccaatgataccccaggacagggccaaacaggcaggatataaccccacccactagagggatattttcaaccaccaacttaccatcctgagacaaggccgagtatagcccacaaagatctccgccacggcacaatccaagggggggcgccaacccagacagaaagaccacgtcagcgactcaacccactcaagtgacgcacccctcctagggacgacatggaagagcaccagtaagccagagactcagcccctgtaatagggttagaggcagagaatcccagtggagagagggttaccggccaggcagagacagcaagggcggttcgttgctccagagcctttccgttcactttcacactcctgggccagactacactcaatcatatgacctactgaagagatgagtcttcagtaaagacttaaaggttgagaccgagtctgcgtctctcacatggataggcagaccattctctataggagaaagccctgcctccagctgtttgcttagaaattctagggacaattaggagacctgcgtcttgtgaccgtagcgtacgtgtaggtatataCGGCAGAACCAAAtcggtaggagcaagcccatgtaatgctttgtaggttagcagtacaaCCTTGatatcagcccttgccttaacaggaagccagtgtagggaggctagcactggagtaatatgatcaaattttggggttctagtcaggattctagcagccgtatttagcactaactgaagtttatttagtgctttatccgggtagccggaaagtagagcattgcagtagtctaacctagatgtaacaaaagcattgattcatttttctgcataatttttggactgAAAGTTTCTgaattttgcaatgttacgtagatggaaaaaagctgtccttgaaacagtcttgatatgttcgtcaaaagagagatcagggtccagagtaacgccgaggtccttcacagttttatttgagacgactgtacaaccatcaagattaattgtcagattcaacagaagatctctatttgtttcttgggacctagaacaagcatctctgtttagtccgagtttaaaagtagaaagtttgcagccatccacttccttatgtctgaaacacaggcttctagggaGGGCAactttggggcttcaccatgtttcattgatatgtacagctgtgtgtcatccgcatagcagtgaaagttaacattatgttttcgaatgacatccccaagaggtaaaatatatagtgaaaacaatagtggtcctaaaacggaaccttgaggaacacctaaacgtacagttgatttgtcagaggacaaaccattcacagagacaaattgacatctttccaacagataagatctaaaccaggccagaacttgtccgtgtagaccaatttgggtttccaatctctccaaaataatgtggtgatcaatggtatcaaaagcagcactaaggtctaggagcacgaggacagatgcagaacctcggtctgacgccattaaaggtcatttaccaccttcacaagtgcagtctcagtgctatgatggggtctaaaaccagactgaagcatttcgtatacgttgtttgtcttcaggaaggcagtgagttgctgtgcaacagctttttcaaacattttagagaggaatggaagattcgatataggctgatAGTTTTTTATGTTTTCTGGGTCAATGTTTGGcgttttcaagagaggctttattactgccacttttagtgagtttggtacacatccggtggatagtgagccgtttattatgttcaacataggagggccaagcacaggaagcagctctttcagtagtttagttggaataggatccagtatgcagcttgagggTTTAGACACCattattattttcatcattgtgtcaagagatatagtattaaaacacttgagtgtctctcttgatcctaggtcctggcagagttgtggagactcaggacaactgagctttggaggaatacgcagatttaaagaggagtccgtaatttgctttctaatgatcatgatcttttcctcaaagaagttcatgaatttattactgctgaagtgaaagccatccccTCAGGGAATGCTGCTTGTTAGTTAGCTTTGCGATAGTATCAAAAATAAGtttaggattgttcttattttcctcaattaagttggaaaaataggatgatcgagcagcagtgagggctcttcgatactgcacggtactgtctttccaagctagtcggaagacttacagtttggtgtggcgccatttccgttccaattttctggaagcttgcttcagagctcgggtattttctgtataccagggagctagtttcttatgacaaatattttacatttttaggggtgcaactgcatctagggtattgcgcaaggttaaattgagttcctcagttaggtggttaactgatttttgtcctctgacgtccttgggtaggcagagggagtctggaagggcatcaagaaatctttgggttgtctgagaatttatagcaccacttttgatgctccttggttggggtctgagcagattatttgttgtgatagcaaacgtaataaaatggtggtccgatagtccagggttatgaggaaaaacattaagatccacaacatttattccatgggacaaaactaggtccagagtatgactgtggcagtgagtaggtccagcagtgggacaaaacccactgagtcgatgattgctccgaaagacttttggagtgggtctgtggacttttccatgtgaatattaaagccaccaaaaattagaatattatctgctatgactacaagttccgataggaattcagggaactcagtgaggaatgctgtatatggcccaggaggcctgtaaacagtagctataaaaagtgattgagtagactgcatagatttcatgactagaagctcaaaagacggaaatgtattttttttgtaaattgaaatttgctattgtaaatgttagcaacacctccgcctttgcgggatgtatgagggatatggtcactagtgtaaccaggaggtgaggcctcatttaacacagtaaattcatcaggcttaagccatgtttcagtcaggccaatcacatcaagattatgatcagtgattagttcattgactgtaactgcctttgaagtgagggatctaacattaagtagccctattttgatatgtgaggtatcacgatctctttcaatattggcaggaatggaggaggtctttattccagtgagattgctaaagcgaacaccaccatgtttagttttgcccaacataggtcgaggcacagacacggtctcaatggggatagagccctgtctatgttcgtagataagatgagagcacccctccagctaggatggagtccatcactcctcaacaggcttggtcctgtttgtgggtgagtcccagaaagagggccaattatctacacaTTTTATCTATTGGGAGGGGCAGAAAGCAGTTTTCATCCAGCGATTgtgttgtgagactctgctgtagagctcatcactccccctaactgggagggggccagagacaattactcgatgcctccacatctttctagctgatttacacgctgattTACACGCTCCACCAACCAGTACCATGCTCCACCAACCAGTACCACGCTCAACCAACCAGTACCATGCTCAATCAACCAGTACCATGCTCCACCAACCAGTACCACGCTCAACCAACCAGTACCATGCTCAATCAACCAGTACCACGctccaccaaccaaccaactgaGCCATTGAGGTGCAGGGTGCTGAGGCGGACACACAGCGTCACCCCCTTTTCCCGTGTACTAATCCCCTAATTAGCGTCTGTGGACGAGCGGAGTGGCACTCCGGGGAATGGGGAAATAGGGAGGCTCTCACTGCAGAGTTTTCTCTGCATGCAGTTATTCTTATTAATTGCATAGCAATAGCACCAAAAATACACTGACTAGACACAAGGGAGTGGGATGAAATGTTACACTCTGCTTTTTGTGTTTGTCATCGTgctgggttggtgtgtgtgtgtgtgtgttttttggtcAGCAGGACTAATGTTAATTCGCAGCGACTTCACCCCTGAATATAAAACACATGTTTAATCACCCTGAGGAAAATCTATCAGGTTGATTAACTAGAAGAATAGATGAATAAAGAAAACCTTTAACTctccatttgcttttctttctAGATGATGATCATTATGGGTATCATTGGAGTACTTGTGGTCGGAGTCCTTTTCTGTAAGTACCATTATTCACTTTCCCCTATTACCATTCATTGATACCCACTCGCATGTAGCCAGTTAGAGGGTTTCTTCATTTCTTTTAAACTTCATTTGGAAATTTCTTGGCATATGAATTATTGTGCAGATGACTAAATTAATTTCCATACTTCTGTATTGCATTAGCAGATACTCACACTGCTCTCAGGGAAGGTCTGCCAGTTTTGACTAGCAGAAGTTACTTTGCGTAGTGGtttaggagaattaacatggcaggttagcaTAATTAGGTAAAGGTTAGGaaaatggttagggttagctaaaatgctaacaaTATCTAGCTACAACCAGGCCTgttgtaacgttcgtctggtggtgtatgaacggaccaaggcgcagcgggtgatgaatacataacgatttatttcaaacagacgaaacactgacaaaacactagaacaaactacaaaacaataaacgaaggcaagagacctgaaacaaacgaacttacaaatagacgaaggacgcaagaacaggaacagattacctaaaacgaacgaacaaacgaaacagtcccatgtggattacacagacacaggaacaatcacccacaaacaaacagtgagaacaacctaccttaatatggctctcaatcagaggaaacgtcaagcacctgcctctaattgagagccataccaggcaacccattaacccaacatagaaaacacataacatagactacccacccc is part of the Salvelinus fontinalis isolate EN_2023a chromosome 6, ASM2944872v1, whole genome shotgun sequence genome and harbors:
- the LOC129857217 gene encoding vesicle-associated membrane protein 1-like produces the protein MSAPDAAPPAGPPGAPGAPGADGAPGGGPPPPPPNTSSNRRLQQTQAQVEEVVDIMRVNVDKVLERDQKLSELDDRADALQAGASQFESCAAKLKSKYWWKNAKMMIIMGIIGVLVVGVLFLYFFY